The proteins below are encoded in one region of Scylla paramamosain isolate STU-SP2022 chromosome 8, ASM3559412v1, whole genome shotgun sequence:
- the LOC135103076 gene encoding ficolin-2-like — protein sequence MLPLFFPKPCTLPTIFPLLCRHNLSSPSSFHSLHSFSYFSPSPTFTFTYLCFSCSLSFSLPNRSHPHFTLPKLSLRSSFFPTFSFPSNSLPALHSPTSPFSFFPSFPVVPTYLSLSLLFPSFHSSSFFPSFFSFAIFSSARAASPLPPAGHEVTKTSLQVWCDHTTNGGGWTVLLARLEQAKQEDFSRGWAEYKKGIGDPAAEHWLGLEALHVMTKGRNHELRVNITDWNNGSTWAEWKEFRVAPESEKYKLTVGRYTSDSHAGDALKWHNGMQFSTPDRDNDVLLGGHCAKKNDGGWWFRGYRGCYQAHPTGRYQHNPGDPPKTSVTSRNFELGPVLVWQNWRGESYYPKTLFLMFRPMLN from the exons ATGctacctctcttttttcccaaaCCTTGTACTCTTCccactatttttcctcttctctgccgtcacaacctctcctctccctcttctttccattcccttcattctttctcctacttctctccctccccaactTTCACTTTTACATatctttgcttttcttgttctctctctttctcccttcccaatCGTTCCCACCCTCACTTCACTCTCCCAAAGCTTTCCCTCAGGTCTTCATTCTTCCcaaccttttccttcccttcaaattccctccctgctcttcaCTCACCAACCagtcccttctccttcttcccttctttcccagTCGTTCCCACctatctttcactctctcttctctttccttctttccacagctcttcattcttcccaagctttttttcttttgccattTTTTCCTCGGCCCGCGCTGCCTCACCCTTGCCTCCCGCGGGACACGAGGTAACCAAGACATCATTGCAGGTCTGGTGCGACCACACGACCAACGGCGGAGGATGGACAGTGCTCCTGGCGCGCCTCGAGCAAGCCAAGCAGGAGGACTTCAGCAGGGGATGGGCAGAGTACAAGAAGGGTATTGGTGATCCCGCCGCCGAGCACTGGCTGG GTCTTGAAGCCCTGCATGTCATGACTAAAGGCAGAAACCACGAGCTGCGAGTGAACATCACAGACTGGAACAATGGCTCCACATGGGCTGAATGGAAGGAGTTCAG AGTGGCACCAGAGAGTGAGAAGTACAAACTGACCGTGGGGAGATACACCAGTGACTCCCATGCCGGGGACGCCCTCAAATGGCACAATGGCATGCAGTTCTCCACTCCAGACCGTGACAATGATGTTCTGCTTG GTGGTCACTGTGCCAAAAAGAATGATGGAGGATGGTGGTTCCGAGGTTACCGTGGCTGCTACCAAGCCCACCCCACTGGGCGCTACCAGCACAACCCAGGAGACCCACCCAAAACTTCAGTCACTTCCCGTAACTTTGAGCTCGGGCCGGTGCTGGTTTGGCAGAACTGGCGGGGAGAGAGCTACTATCCCAAGACCCTGTTTCTCATGTTCCGGCCAATGTTAAACTAA
- the LOC135103077 gene encoding nucleoside diphosphate kinase 6-like: MAGRLQLTLALLKPDVTRVPHVVQAIRNKIIQEDFIVVRHKEVRLQREKTEEFYKEHKGKFFYNRLVTFMASGPTQALILAHEDAIRRWRTLMGPTKVYKTKYEAPDTLRGLYGLTDTRNSTHGSDGEENAVSEIKFFFPEFSCDDWYKLDEEKFRRGEFHLDERNFVHKLL; this comes from the exons ATGGCCGGACGCCTCCAATTGACTCTGGCACTGCTGAAACCTGACGTTACTCGTGTGCCCCATGTAGTGCAG GCTATAAGGAACAAGATCATTCAGGAAGATTTCATTGTCGTGAGGCACAAAGAAGTCcgattacagagagagaaaacagaagagttctacaaagaacacaaagggaAGTTTTTCTACAATAGGCTTGTAACTTTTATGGCAAG CGGTCCTACTCAAGCACTCATCCTGGCTCATGAGGATGCCATCAGGCGCTGGCGTACTCTGATGGGACCAACCAAGGTGTACAAGACCAAGTATGAGGCGCCAGATACTCTCAGGGGGCTGTATGGTCTCACAGACACTCGCAACTCCACTCATGGCTCAG ATGGAGAAGAGAATGCAGTAAGTGAAATCAAGTTTTTCTTCCCTGAATTTTCATGTGATGATTGGTACAAGCTTGACGAAGAAAAGTTTCGTAGAGGAGAATTTCACTTGGATGAAAGAAATTTTGTCCATAAATTGTTATGA
- the LOC135103084 gene encoding large ribosomal subunit protein bL20m-like isoform X1 — MTEGEYHRKSLRRAGRVTVSVPTSHLAGVTFRGEHFYGRKRNCYTIAIKYVNRALRYNTLARRLRKSDVRELWTTRISAACTELGTKYPDMKIMMDDSSIALNRNMLQNLAIWEPRSFRALALLTKSRQEVGLNSLEGPSPAGVVTRGML; from the exons ATGACCGAAGGCGAATATCACAGAAAATCACTGCGCCGAGCTGGGAGAGTGACCGTAAGTGTCCCAACCTCGCATCTTGCCGGCGTGACTTTCAGAGGCGAG CATTTCTATGGTCGCAAGCGGAACTGCTACACCATTGCAATCAAATATGTTAATCGAGCTTTGCGGTACAATACCTTGGCAAGAAGACTGAGGAAAAGCGATGTCAGAGAA TTGTGGACCACACGTATTAGTGCTGCCTGCACAGAGCTGGGTACCAAATATCCAGACATGAAAATCATGATGGATGACAGCAGCATTGCCTTGAACAGAAACATGTTGCAAAACTTGGCCATATGGGAGCCACGATCTTTTAGG gCCCTTGCACTGCTCACCAAGAGCAGGCAGGAAGTAGGTCTGAATTCCCTTGAAGGTCCTAGCCCAGCAGGTGTGGTCACCCGGGGCATGCTATGA
- the LOC135103084 gene encoding large ribosomal subunit protein bL20m-like isoform X2, translating into MVITSPTLFARARGGDRFWKRRRVVSLSAHFYGRKRNCYTIAIKYVNRALRYNTLARRLRKSDVRELWTTRISAACTELGTKYPDMKIMMDDSSIALNRNMLQNLAIWEPRSFRALALLTKSRQEVGLNSLEGPSPAGVVTRGML; encoded by the exons ATGGTGATCACCTCGCCCACATTGTTCGCGCGGGCCCGGGGAGGAGACAGGTTCTGGAAGAGGAGGCGAGTGGTGTCGCTGTCTGCG CATTTCTATGGTCGCAAGCGGAACTGCTACACCATTGCAATCAAATATGTTAATCGAGCTTTGCGGTACAATACCTTGGCAAGAAGACTGAGGAAAAGCGATGTCAGAGAA TTGTGGACCACACGTATTAGTGCTGCCTGCACAGAGCTGGGTACCAAATATCCAGACATGAAAATCATGATGGATGACAGCAGCATTGCCTTGAACAGAAACATGTTGCAAAACTTGGCCATATGGGAGCCACGATCTTTTAGG gCCCTTGCACTGCTCACCAAGAGCAGGCAGGAAGTAGGTCTGAATTCCCTTGAAGGTCCTAGCCCAGCAGGTGTGGTCACCCGGGGCATGCTATGA